One segment of Rissa tridactyla isolate bRisTri1 chromosome 17, bRisTri1.patW.cur.20221130, whole genome shotgun sequence DNA contains the following:
- the IFT46 gene encoding intraflagellar transport protein 46 homolog, with protein sequence MATAGPRRGGMAERRALETRLVENQPYDESLELPEAEEAGGAAGKPAGARSPRAGGAGRPRGSRRPGLPGAGGGAADRSSDEEGGGGKEEASRPAPPAALSEDEDDDDDDDSEEEDSSETDSEDDSEEHGAALEGDFNLADYDYLPVSSEIKELFEYIKRYTPKTIEIEHKLQPFIPDFIPAVGDIDAFLKVPRPDGKPDNLGLLVLDEPSTKQSDPTVLSLWLTENSKQHNVTQQIKVKSLENAEKNPKAIESWIESISELHRCKPPATVHYTRPMPDIETLMQEWSPEFEELLGKVGLPTAEMSCDLAEYVDIICAILDIPVYKSRVQPLHVLFSLYSEFKNSQHFKPLADGKKGRSPLSNPPSQAADAEVLSFT encoded by the exons ATGGCgacggcggggccgcggcggggcggcatGGCGGAGCGGCGGGCGCTGGAG ACCCGCCTCGTCGAGAACCAGCCCTACGACGAGAGCCTGGAGCTGCCGGAGGCCGAggaggcgggcggcgcggcggggaagCCGGCCGGGGCCCGTTCgccgcgggcggggggcgcgggccgcccccggggctcccggcggccggggctgcccggggcgggcggcggcgccgccgaTCGCAGCAGCGAcgaggagggcggcggcggcaaG GAGGAGGCGtcccgcccggccccccccgccgccctcagcGAGGATGAGGACGACGATGACGACGACGATTCGGAGGAGGAGGATTCCTCGGAAACGGACTCGGAGGACGACTCGGAGGAGCACGGGGCTGCGCTGGAGGG tgACTTCAATCTGGCAGATTACGACTACCTGCCAGTGTCTTCTGAAATCAAAGAACTCTTTGAATACATCAAGAG GTACACTCCCAAAACGATAGAGATTGAACACAAACTGCAGCCTTTTATTCCAGACTTTATTCCTGCTGTTGGGGACATTGATGCGTTCCTAAAG GTTCCCCGGCCCGATGGCAAGCCTGATAACCTTGGCCTGCTGGTCCTGGACGAGCCCTCCACCAAGCAGTCAGATCCCACCGTGCTCTCCCTTTGGCTGACGGAGAACTCCAAGCAGCATAACGTCACG CAGCAGATAAAAGTGAAGAGTTTGGAGAATGCGGAGAAGAACCCCAAAGCCATCGAGAGCTGGATTGAAAGTATCAGCGAACTGCACCGCTGCAAACCTCCGGCCACAGTCCATTACACCAG GCCAATGCCTGACATTGAGACCCTGATGCAGGAATGGTCACCGGAGTTTGAGGAGCTCTTGGGGAAG GTGGGCCTCCCGACTGCAGAGATGAGCTGCGACCTGGCCGAATACGTCGACATCATTTGCG CCATTCTGGACATCCCCGTGTACAAGAGCCGGGTCCAGCCCCTGCACGTCCTCTTCTCCCTCTACTCAGAGTTCAAGAACTCACAG CATTTCAAGCCGCTGGCTGACGGGAAGAAAGGCCGGAGCCCGCTGTCCAACCCTCCTTCGCAAGCGGCAGACGCAGAAGTGTTAAGCTTTACTTGA
- the TMEM25 gene encoding LOW QUALITY PROTEIN: transmembrane protein 25 (The sequence of the model RefSeq protein was modified relative to this genomic sequence to represent the inferred CDS: inserted 2 bases in 1 codon; substituted 1 base at 1 genomic stop codon), translating to MVAAVPGPPLRRMRGRTAGRAGGSGHAPGLGEPGPTVDGRLLAACALREEESXAFTCQAPQPAPSTALTWYLDGQKQRATCQXTPAPTDHQLCCSPTDPASGATYDVSITLDAQHKPQILRADARYQQVKGAGLLPPLSVLVRGNPPASISWLAQDRHMMANASEILLLAATRHQGLANHSLHIHLGRAAGNFSINVANSVGVTTASLLPPGLLDARVELPLLGVAVGAALALVTLLGLGSCVACLACRRAKPALGEVRAGPSSPLSRCSRCSGSEHLQPQGARLPRQTRSLPPDLRLDDLAQEAGASTKDVGASGRGEESSLSGLETSLPRLENSLVLSKLGFVQLPTSGRIYKVPSVSSDEIWL from the exons ATGGTGGCGGCTGTGCCGGGACCGCCCCTGCGCCGCATGCGGGGCCGCACTGCGGGCCGGGCTGGCGGCAGCGGCCATGCTCCAG ggctgggggagccgggccCCACCGTCGATGGGCGGCTGCTGGCAGCGTGCGCGCTGCGGGAGGAGGAGAGCTGAGCCTTCACCTGCCAGGCCCCCCAGCCGGCCCCCAGCACCGCGCTGACGTGGTACCTCGACGGCCAGAAGCAGAGGGCGACCTGCCA CACCCCCGCCCCcaccgaccaccagctctgctgctccccgacTGACCCAGCCTCCGGGGCGACCTACGACGTCTCCATCACCCTCGACGCGCAGC ATAAGCCACAGATCCTGCGGGCAGATGCCCGCTACCAGCAGGTCAAGGGCGCTGGGCTCCTACCGCCGCTCTCTGTGCTGGTGCGAGGCAACCCGCCCGCCAGCATCTCCTGGCTGGCCCAGGACAGGCACATGATGGCCAACGCCTCCGAGATCCTCCTCCTGGCTGCCACGCGCCACCAGGGGCTGGCCAACCACTCGCTCCACATCCACCTTGGGAGGGCGGCCGGCAACTTCTCCATCAACGTTGCCAACAGCGTGGGCGTCACCacggcctccctcctgcccccag GTCTGCTGGACGCCCGCGTGGAGCTGCCCCTCCTCGGCGTCGCTGTCGGAGCCGCCCTGGCCCTGGTCACCCTGCTCGGCCTGGGCTCCTGCGTCGCCTGCCTGGCGTGCCGCCGCGCCAAGCCGGCGCTGGGCGAGGTGAGAGCGGGACCGAGCAGCCCACTCAGCCGGTGCTCACGTTGCAGCGGCTCCGagcacctgcagccccagggtgCGCGTCTGCCCCGCCAGACCCGCTCCCTGCCCCCCGACCTGCGTCTCGACGACCTTGCGCAGGAGGCCGGAG CTTCCACCAAGGATGTGGGAGCCagtggcaggggagaggagagcagcctgTCCGGGCTGGAGACCTCCCTGCCACGGCTGGAGAACTCCCTGGTCCTCAGCAAGCTGG GTTTTGTCCAGCTCCCCACGTCCGGGCGCATCTACAAAGTGCCGAGCGTGAGCAGCGATGAGATCTGGCTGTGA
- the TTC36 gene encoding tetratricopeptide repeat protein 36 has protein sequence MATANDRAVLQTIFNPSTPFGDIPGLDEEEEEEEDAQEEGDGFAPELLEQVRDLELQGVSAAESGDVSAALERFGEAIRLLPERASAYNNRAQALRLRGDVAGALRDLDTAIRLSRGCGRAACQSFVQRGLIHRLQARDEEARRDFERAARLGSGFARRQLVLLNPYSALCNQMLCEMLGRLRNPGGASGE, from the exons ATGGCCACGGCCAACGACAGGGCCGTCCTGCAGACCATCTTCAACCCCAGCACCCCCTTCGGGGATATCCCCGGCctggacgaggaggaggaggaggaggaggatgcccagGAGGAAG GGGACGGCTTCGCgccggagctgctggagcaggtgcgggacctggagctgcagggcgTCTCCGCTGCCGAGTCGGGGGATGTGAGCGCGGCGCTGGAGCGGTTCGGGGAGGCCATCCGCCTGCTGCCCGAGCGCGCCTCCGCCTACAACAACCGCGCCCAGGCCCTGCGCCTGCGGGGGGACGTGGCAG GCGCCCTGCGGGACCTGGACACAGCCATTCGcctgagccggggctgcggccgcgcCGCCTGCCAGAGCTTCGTGCAGCGCGGGCTCATCCACCGGCTGCAGGCGCGGGACGAGGAGGCCCGGCGGGACTTCGagcgagcggcgcggctgggcaGCGGCTTCGCCCGGCGGCAGCTGGTGCTGCTCAACCCCTACTCGGCCCTCTGCAACCAGATGCTCTGTGAGATGCTGGGGCGGCTGCGCAACCCCGGCGGTGCCAGCGGCGAGTga